In Megalobrama amblycephala isolate DHTTF-2021 unplaced genomic scaffold, ASM1881202v1 scaffold522, whole genome shotgun sequence, the sequence TGTGTCCATGTCAGTGACTGTTTGTTGTGTTTGCTTTGGTCAGCCAAGAGCAAGTACGCCGGAGGGAATCCCGTGTGTCCGCGTCCCACTCCGACATGGCAGAAGGGGATCGGGGATTTCTTCGGCGGTCCCAGCCGGAAGCCAGAGAAGGAGAACCTTCATCCCGCGTCCGATGACGAGGAGGCGGGCGGCAGCGGCGTGACTAAAGCGCCCAGGAAGTGAGTGCTGAGCTTCGGTCAAGACGTTTGAGTCGTTGGGCTGTAATGACCTTCACTGAACCGTGCTTCTGTGTTTCAGGTCCAGACCGATCATTGACGAcgatgaggaggaggatgaaTAATTTCACGATTTTCATGTTTCATTGGCGCAGTTTTTAGTGTACATCTGTAAATACTTTTATTGGAATTGTTTGGTTCATTTTGTACAGaagttaaataaaatgaatttttcAGAGTTTGCCTGATCTCTACAGTGATTGACAGCACGGGTCACATGACTGAATGATGTCTGATCAGACTCTATAATGAGCAGTTGAGGGATTCTGCCCATCCTCTCCTGAATATCTGGTGTTATCCCATAGCTTGATCTTTGATCTAGTGTACATGTGAGGGTTAATATCAGTGAGTGGATCAGAGTTTGTCGTCAGAAGCGGTGATGAAGCACATGATTCCGGTCAGTCTGCAGCAGTGACGGTCACTCATCTGAACACAACACTTGCTGTGCTTGAATACAGAATAATTTTGTTAAATGAGATTCAACGATCGAGTCCATGAGAATGATTAATCTACAGCTGCTGTTCAATTGGCTTGTTTGGTTCCACATGACTCAAACACTTTCCCCTGGTCTCACAAAGCTTAAGCTAGTCAGATTCAAACTCCTC encodes:
- the pclaf gene encoding PCNA-associated factor, with amino-acid sequence MVRTKADSVPGSYRKAVAASAPRKSLGASGSMNSQSGGAQSGTPAKSKYAGGNPVCPRPTPTWQKGIGDFFGGPSRKPEKENLHPASDDEEAGGSGVTKAPRKSRPIIDDDEEEDE